The Streptomyces sp. NBC_00670 genome window below encodes:
- a CDS encoding RsiG family protein, with the protein MTTPSIGQQPDMASLARTVRAGEHRPPVQRTDSPLPAEPPEPDLGALSLPELRTLRRDAQQDEADLSYVRRLLQGRIDILRAELARRGGTAAPEDGFVKRLTAILTDAPAAQRSSARHVTVGTPQSEEYRRLAAEMLGEVELSDPRARTDEELTTVLTRLARYERHISHRRRTLQRTTDHCTKEIARRYREGEAQVEDLLG; encoded by the coding sequence ATGACCACACCGAGCATCGGGCAGCAGCCCGACATGGCGTCGTTGGCCCGTACGGTGCGGGCGGGGGAGCACCGGCCGCCGGTGCAGCGCACGGACAGCCCGCTGCCCGCGGAGCCGCCGGAGCCCGACCTCGGTGCCCTGAGCCTGCCCGAGCTGCGCACCCTGCGCCGGGACGCGCAGCAGGACGAGGCCGACCTGAGTTACGTACGACGGCTGTTGCAGGGGCGCATCGACATCCTGCGGGCGGAGCTCGCCCGGCGCGGGGGGACGGCCGCGCCGGAGGACGGCTTCGTGAAGCGGCTGACGGCGATCCTCACGGACGCGCCGGCCGCGCAGCGCTCGTCGGCGCGGCACGTGACGGTGGGGACGCCGCAGAGCGAGGAGTACCGGCGGCTGGCGGCGGAGATGCTCGGCGAGGTCGAACTCTCCGACCCCCGCGCCCGCACGGACGAGGAACTCACCACGGTCCTCACCCGCCTCGCCCGCTACGAACGCCACATCTCCCACCGCCGCCGCACCCTCCAACGCACCACGGACCACTGCACCAAGGAAATCGCCCGCCGCTACAGAGAGGGCGAGGCCCAGGTGGAGGACTTGCTGGGGTAG
- a CDS encoding Fur family transcriptional regulator, whose product MVATDWKTDLRQRGYRLTPQRQLVLEAVDTLEHATPDDILAEVRRTASGVNISTVYRTLELLEELELVSHAHLGHGAPTYHLADRHHHLHLVCRDCTNVIEADVGVAAEFTAKLRAEFGFDTDMKHFAIFGRCEACTRRVQDAAAEGRGGTAGEK is encoded by the coding sequence GTGGTAGCCACCGACTGGAAAACCGATCTGCGGCAGCGCGGTTACCGGCTGACGCCGCAGCGGCAGCTCGTGCTCGAAGCGGTCGACACCCTGGAGCACGCGACTCCCGACGACATCCTGGCCGAGGTGCGCAGAACCGCCTCCGGGGTGAACATCTCCACGGTCTACCGGACCCTGGAGCTGCTGGAGGAGCTGGAGCTCGTCTCGCACGCGCACCTCGGGCACGGGGCGCCGACCTACCACCTCGCCGACCGCCACCACCATCTGCACCTGGTGTGCCGGGACTGCACCAACGTCATCGAGGCCGACGTCGGCGTGGCCGCCGAGTTCACCGCCAAGCTGCGCGCCGAGTTCGGGTTCGACACCGACATGAAGCACTTCGCGATCTTCGGCCGCTGCGAGGCCTGCACGCGCCGGGTCCAGGACGCAGCCGCGGAAGGCCGGGGCGGGACCGCGGGGGAGAAATAA
- a CDS encoding GNAT family N-acetyltransferase: MTTPHPSDTHPSDTHPSDTRPLDIRPLTTPEIPTWLHTQNTVFLRTTDPTSPEANPPALADRAAHIDPTRTLAAFDPTAPHPCVATFRSFPQQLTAVGGTPVPADAITNVGVSPTHRRRGILSRMMARDLTAAKDRGDVVATLIAAEYPIYGRFGFGPAAHTAEWTIDVPRSGLDPRRPVPDDGGRIDLVRGADVRTLGPALHDRLRAAQPGAIDRSDLWWRLATGAERFGRPWTEPFHAVYRSASGALEGLVTYTCDDDWGGGKQPQVTAQVRSLIATTPAAERALWHHLCAIDWVTRVRSGHRAPDDLLPHLLPDPRAARLTTLADWLWVRILDVVRALEARTYEGEGTLVLEVLDADGPTGGRYRLEAAADGAHCAPTAEDPDLTLAVGDLAPLWLGDDTAARLAALGRVREQREGAVRLADALLRTSRRPWCPDVF, translated from the coding sequence ATGACCACACCCCACCCCTCCGACACCCACCCCTCCGACACCCACCCCTCCGACACCCGCCCCCTCGACATCCGCCCCCTCACCACCCCCGAAATCCCCACCTGGCTCCACACCCAGAACACCGTCTTCCTCCGCACCACGGACCCCACCTCCCCCGAAGCCAACCCCCCGGCCCTGGCCGACCGAGCCGCACACATAGACCCCACCCGCACCCTCGCCGCCTTCGACCCCACCGCCCCCCACCCCTGCGTCGCCACCTTCCGCTCCTTCCCCCAGCAGCTCACGGCCGTCGGCGGCACCCCCGTCCCCGCCGACGCCATCACCAACGTCGGCGTCAGCCCCACCCACCGCCGCCGCGGCATCCTGAGCCGCATGATGGCCCGCGACCTCACCGCCGCGAAGGACCGCGGCGACGTCGTCGCCACGCTCATCGCCGCCGAGTACCCGATCTACGGCCGCTTCGGCTTCGGCCCCGCCGCCCACACCGCCGAGTGGACCATCGACGTCCCCCGCTCCGGCCTCGATCCCCGCCGCCCCGTCCCCGACGACGGCGGCCGGATCGACCTCGTCCGCGGCGCGGACGTCCGCACGCTCGGCCCCGCCCTGCACGACCGCCTCCGCGCCGCCCAGCCCGGCGCGATCGACCGCTCCGACCTCTGGTGGCGCCTGGCCACCGGCGCCGAACGGTTCGGCCGGCCCTGGACGGAACCGTTCCACGCCGTCTACCGCTCGGCCTCCGGCGCACTGGAGGGCCTGGTGACGTACACCTGCGACGACGACTGGGGCGGCGGCAAGCAGCCGCAGGTCACCGCCCAGGTCAGAAGCCTGATCGCGACCACCCCGGCCGCCGAGCGCGCCCTGTGGCACCACCTCTGCGCGATCGACTGGGTGACCCGCGTCAGGAGCGGCCACCGCGCCCCCGACGACCTGCTGCCGCACCTCCTCCCCGACCCGCGCGCCGCCCGCCTCACCACCCTCGCCGACTGGCTGTGGGTGCGGATCCTGGACGTCGTACGGGCCCTTGAGGCGCGCACGTACGAGGGGGAGGGGACGCTCGTCCTGGAGGTGCTCGACGCGGACGGACCGACCGGTGGCCGCTACCGGCTGGAGGCGGCCGCGGACGGCGCCCACTGCGCGCCGACGGCCGAGGACCCCGACCTGACCCTGGCCGTCGGGGACCTCGCGCCGCTGTGGCTCGGCGACGACACCGCCGCCCGGCTCGCCGCGCTCGGCAGGGTCCGGGAACAGCGAGAGGGCGCCGTCCGACTGGCCGACGCCCTGCTGCGCACGTCCCGGCGACCCTGGTGCCCGGACGTCTTCTGA
- the ygfZ gene encoding CAF17-like 4Fe-4S cluster assembly/insertion protein YgfZ: MKSPLLSLPGAVPAEGVDEGVAAHYGDLFREQRALADGAGFVDLSHRGVVTVTGEDRLSWLHLLLTQHVSDLPAHQATEALILSPHGHIEHALYLVDDGETTWAHIEPGTQEALLAYLESMKFFYRVEVADRTADYAVVHQPAGSIAEVPDGVVVRETPYGRELFLPRGDLEAYAAGHGPAAGLLAYEALRVEHHRPRLGFETDHRTIPHELGWIATAVHLQKGCYRGQETVARVHNLGKPPRRLVFLHLDGSEVHLPPHGTELRLASEGADGRKIGFVTTSVRHHELGPVALALVKRNVPVDAPLLADTTAAAQETVVEP, from the coding sequence ATGAAGAGCCCTCTGCTGTCCCTGCCCGGCGCCGTCCCCGCCGAGGGCGTGGACGAAGGCGTCGCCGCCCATTACGGCGACCTGTTCCGCGAGCAGCGCGCACTCGCCGACGGCGCCGGATTCGTCGACCTCTCCCACCGCGGCGTCGTCACGGTCACCGGTGAGGACCGGCTGAGCTGGCTGCATCTGCTGCTCACCCAGCACGTCAGCGACCTCCCCGCGCACCAGGCCACCGAGGCGCTCATCCTCTCCCCGCACGGCCACATCGAACACGCGCTCTACCTGGTCGACGACGGCGAGACCACCTGGGCGCACATCGAACCCGGCACCCAGGAGGCGCTGCTCGCCTATCTGGAGTCGATGAAGTTCTTCTACCGGGTCGAGGTCGCCGACCGCACCGCGGACTACGCCGTCGTCCACCAGCCCGCCGGTTCCATCGCCGAGGTGCCGGACGGCGTCGTCGTCCGCGAGACGCCGTACGGACGCGAGCTGTTCCTGCCCCGGGGCGACCTGGAGGCGTACGCCGCCGGGCACGGGCCCGCGGCCGGGCTGCTGGCGTACGAGGCGCTGCGCGTGGAGCACCACCGCCCGCGCCTCGGCTTCGAGACCGACCACCGCACCATCCCGCACGAGCTGGGCTGGATCGCCACCGCCGTCCATCTGCAGAAGGGCTGCTACCGGGGTCAGGAGACGGTCGCCCGGGTGCACAACCTGGGCAAGCCGCCGCGCCGGCTGGTCTTCCTGCACCTCGACGGCAGCGAGGTGCACCTGCCGCCGCACGGCACGGAGCTGCGGCTGGCGTCGGAGGGGGCCGACGGCCGCAAGATCGGCTTCGTCACCACGTCCGTACGCCACCACGAGCTGGGCCCGGTCGCGCTCGCCCTGGTCAAGCGGAACGTCCCCGTCGACGCCCCGCTGCTCGCCGACACGACGGCGGCGGCGCAGGAGACGGTCGTCGAGCCCTGA
- a CDS encoding FABP family protein, translating into MIEIPSDLHKSLVPLAFLLGDWAGAGVHDFPGSEKCNFGQEVSFSHDGRDFLEYHSRSWVLDGEGRKVRPLETESGYWRIDTDRKVEVTMVRDDGVVEVWYGELADKKPQVDLATDAVARTAASGPYTGGKRLYGYVNSDLMWVGEKQTPDVELRPYMSAHLKKVVTPEDVERWAKALPEDMPDDGIAFFK; encoded by the coding sequence ATGATCGAGATCCCGTCCGACCTCCACAAGAGCCTCGTCCCGCTCGCCTTCCTGCTCGGCGACTGGGCCGGCGCGGGCGTGCACGACTTCCCCGGCTCCGAGAAGTGCAACTTCGGCCAGGAGGTCTCCTTCAGCCACGACGGCCGGGACTTCCTGGAGTACCACTCGCGCAGCTGGGTGCTGGACGGCGAGGGCAGGAAGGTCCGGCCGCTGGAGACCGAGTCCGGCTACTGGCGGATCGACACCGACCGCAAGGTCGAGGTCACCATGGTCCGCGACGACGGTGTCGTCGAGGTCTGGTACGGCGAGCTGGCCGACAAGAAGCCGCAGGTCGACCTGGCCACCGACGCCGTCGCCCGCACCGCGGCCTCCGGCCCGTACACCGGCGGCAAGCGGCTGTACGGGTACGTCAACAGCGACCTGATGTGGGTCGGCGAGAAGCAGACGCCCGACGTCGAGCTGCGCCCCTACATGTCGGCCCACCTGAAGAAGGTCGTCACCCCCGAGGACGTCGAGCGCTGGGCCAAGGCCCTGCCCGAGGACATGCCGGACGACGGGATCGCGTTCTTCAAGTGA
- the dtd gene encoding D-aminoacyl-tRNA deacylase codes for MRAVVQRVDGAEVVVDGETVGAIEGEGLCVLVGVTHEDTKEQAAQLARKLWTLRMLGDEKSCSDIDAPLLVVSQFTLYGDARKGRRPTWNAAAPGAVAEPLVDEVVARLRALGATVATGRFGARMRVSLTNDGPFTVLLEM; via the coding sequence ATGCGAGCGGTGGTACAGAGGGTGGACGGCGCCGAGGTCGTCGTCGACGGCGAGACGGTCGGCGCGATCGAGGGCGAGGGGCTGTGCGTCCTGGTGGGCGTCACCCACGAGGACACCAAGGAGCAGGCGGCCCAACTGGCCCGCAAGCTGTGGACGTTGCGGATGCTGGGGGACGAGAAGTCGTGCAGCGACATCGACGCGCCGCTGCTGGTCGTCAGCCAGTTCACCCTCTACGGGGACGCCCGCAAGGGGCGCCGCCCGACGTGGAACGCGGCGGCGCCCGGGGCCGTCGCCGAGCCGCTGGTCGACGAAGTCGTCGCCCGACTGCGGGCGTTGGGGGCGACGGTGGCGACGGGCCGGTTCGGAGCCCGCATGCGGGTGTCGCTGACGAACGACGGCCCGTTCACCGTCCTGCTGGAGATGTGA